From Triticum urartu cultivar G1812 chromosome 2, Tu2.1, whole genome shotgun sequence, a single genomic window includes:
- the LOC125538637 gene encoding uncharacterized protein LOC125538637: protein MGRPTGGASASKKPKAKSKPKQRGGVDFKKYKHKVGRKLPPPKNATNTEIKSKLIVLPEQTMASERAGMAVNKRGLTLRELLQQTVHYNPKVRRAAMNGIKDLVTKHPAELKLHKVAMIEKLQERICDSDKVVRDSLYSLLQSLVFPSLKEDNAMSTRSTLSLLMANVLNGMTHLSMDIQLMAFRFLELVVLNFPSSFPRYAEQAFNNFVAVLSNDRIHLQDKSKLNSVLAGLAHCLSLVARVTENDDASNRLVHNRPMGELWKPTLDEDNPGSGAFATSDVLIKLQNLIRILVNSIEVSASEICAKPANDAQSSEALLSALHCLHLICTTFIHEAKKSQMEFGRSNTQFGPDWLNSSVLVYLKKLWGVKRLFHEKGDDRFFVFNLKIAELFLCLSTCVDDTMFPAEELCQFVSSLFTKAKVLRNKDLMETHLSPLITCIPGLIANCADDSKGYLLEAFTDAFRDSKVDCKLMLPYLDAVGEMLLPEKSGIWFTEIDSGLSEYRSAWIGELPGILLQSVDKAPSVTKVVLELLLKIGQYFPKTEFGNLRPFIQLFGTKSSSGTVEAGPFVSLPHDCQELVISCLYYFSSLLPDTIEPLACCCLSDKLDSLMLIRIIEVLQSTYKAGNLQITEQLSFLSLLMARFDVNCGMSCTLEDAEKVSNWKTFKTLNHLILTYLSEMGDGSLVLELMWNNLSNEIARKPSLHNMNGLFRIIVTLDAATNKLMNEDFIKLIAGYLVDAALDLSKTNEVGFQSDKTRLFQYFIKPCIIIFEQNDKVLCCTLEMLKSFAADEHRFSSVSSSDYPRELSQRVCVVTTILVFLFNDRRLHPNLSLSKTAIKGILHYIRHQLDSNLPDVTYGQKQKLKFAFEQLKTKALQLNCWDRSELVGISSTT from the exons ATGGGACGACCAACGGGCGGCGCCTCGGCgtcgaagaagcccaaggccaagtcCAAGCCGAAGCAGCGCGGCGGCGTCGACTTCAAG AAGTACAAGCACAAGGTAGGGCGCAAGCTCCCGCCGCCGAAGAACGCCACCAACACGGAAATCAAGTCCAAAC TGATCGTGCTGCCGGAGCAGACCATGGCGTCGGAGAGGGCGGGCATGGCGGTGAACAAGCGCGGGCTCACGCTGCGGGAGCTCCTGCAGCAGACGGTCCACTACAATCCCAAAGTGCGGCGAG ctGCAATGAATGGAATAAAGGATCTTGTCACCAAGCATCCAGCAGAGCTTAAACTGCACAAGGTTGCTATGATTGAGAAGCTGCAGGAACGGATATGTGACAGTGACAAGGTGGTTCGTGACTCGTTGTACAGTTTACTGCAGTCTCTTGTATTCCCATCCTTGAAAGAG GACAATGCAATGTCTACCCGCAGTACACTATCTCTGTTGATGGCAAATGTTTTGAATGGAATGACACACCTATCTATGGATATCCAGTTAATGGCTTTCAGATTTTTGGAGCTCGTGGTCCTCAATTTCCCATCCTCTTTTCCCAGATATGCTGAACAG GCTTTCAACAACTTCGTTGCTGTACTGAGCAACGACAGAATCCATCTGCAGGATAAGAGTAAACTTAACAGTGTCCTTGCCGGGCTTGCCCACTGTCTTTCCTTGGTTGCTCGTGTGACGGAAAATGATGATGCATCAAATCGACTG GTTCATAACCGTCCTATGGGAGAACTTTGGAAACCTACCCTTGACGAAGATAACCCTGGAAGTG GAGCATTTGCAACATCTGATGTACTAATAAAACTTCAGAACCTCATCCGAATTCTCGTTAATTCGATAGAGGTTTCAGCTTCAGAAATCTGTGCAAAGCCAGCTAATGATGCTCAGTCAAGTGAAGCGTTATTATCAGCCCTTCATTGTCTGCATCTAATATGTACAACATTTATTCACGAGGCAAAGAAATCTCAGATGGAATTTGGTAGATCAAATACTCAGTTTGGGCCTGATTGGCTGAATAGTTCTGTGTTGGTATATCTAAAGAAATTATGGGGAGTGAAACGCTTGTTTCATGAGAAG GGAGATGACAGATTTTTCGTCTTCAATCTGAAAATTGCTGAACTCTTTTTGTGCTTGAGCACATGTGTGGATGATACAATGTTTCCAGCTGAGGAGTTATGCCAGTTTGTATCTTCTTTATTTACAAAG GCAAAAGTACTTCGTAACAAGGATCTCATGGAAACGCATTTGAGTCCACTTATAACTTGTATACCGGGTCTTATAGCCAATTGTGCAGATGACTCAAAAGGATATTTGTTGGAG GCATTTACAGATGCATTTAGAGATTCCAAGGTGGATTGCAAGCTAATGTTGCCGTATTTGGATGCAGTGGGAGAAATGCTACTTCCT GAGAAATCAGGGATATGGTTTACTGAAATTGATTCAGGCTTATCGGAATATCGTAGCGCTTGGATAGGCGAGCTTCCTGGAATATTGCTACAATCAGTTGATAAAGCTCCCTCAGTTACAAAG GTTGTTTTGGAGCTTCTCCTAAAAATCGGACAGTATTTCCCTAAAACTGAGTTTGGAAACCTGCGTCCCTTCATACAGTTATTTGGCACTAAAT catcatctggaacggtagAGGCTGGGCCTTTTGTTAGCCTTCCACATGATTGCCAAGAACTTGTCATTTCATGCCTTTATTACTTCTCCAGTCTGCTCCCTGACACAATCGAGCCATTGGCCTGTTGTTGCTTAA GTGATAAGCTGGACTCCCTCATGTTAATTAGGATTATTGAAGTTCTACAATCAACATACAAGGCTGGGAATCTACAGATAACAGAGCAACTCAGTTTCTTGTCATTATTAATGGCACGATTTGATGTTAATTGTG GCATGTCCTGTACTCTGGAGGATGCCGAAAAGGTCTCAAATTGGAAGACTTTCAAGACCTTGAATCACTTAATTTTGACTTACTTATCTGAGATGGGTGATGGCTCCCTGGTCCTTGAATTGATGTGGAATAATTTATCTAATGAGATT GCACGAAAACCATCATTGCATAACATGAATGGTCTGTTTAGAATTATTGTCACACTCGATGCAGCAACAAATAAGCTCATGAATGAAGATTTCATTAAGCTTATAGCTGGCTACTTGGTCGACGCTGCTCTG GATTTGTCAAAAACAAATGAAGTGGGCTTTCAATCTGATAAGACAAGATTATTTCAATACTTCATAAAGCCCTGCATAATCATTTTTGAGCAGAATGACAAGGTTCTCTGCTGCACATTGGAGATGCTTAAATCTTTCGCAGCAGATGAGCATAGATTTTCATCTGTCTCCAGTTCAGATTACCCAAGGGAGCTTTCACAACGAGTTTGTGTTGTCACAACCATACTGGTCTTCTTATTCAATGATCGGAGGCTCCATCCAAATCTTTCTTTGAGTAAAACGGCTATCAAAGGCATCCTGCATTATATAAGGCATCAGCTG GATTCTAATTTGCCTGATGTAACATATGGACAAAAGCAGAAATTAAAATTTGCATTTGAGCAACTCAAGACCAAAGCATTGCAGTTGAACTGTTGGGATAGAAGTGAGCTTGTAGGGATTTCAAGCACCACATAA